Proteins from a single region of Sebastes umbrosus isolate fSebUmb1 chromosome 8, fSebUmb1.pri, whole genome shotgun sequence:
- the taok3a gene encoding serine/threonine-protein kinase TAO3 isoform X4 — MLVHLAKVAIMFGLRSSGGSYEKMRSEYYLDVENPFCPQVTKQIHEHEQESELREQMSGYKRMRRQHQKQLIALENKLKAEMDEHRLKLQKEVETQANNAYIELEKLAKRHAVHSEKEMKTAQADEKKFQQQIVAQQKKELTTFLDNQKKQYKLCKEKIKEEMNEDHSTPKKEKQERLSKHKENMQHSQAEEEAHLLAQQRVFYDRNCRAFKRKVMIKRHDLEQEQIREELNKKKTQKEMEHAMLIRHDESMQELEHRQLKILQKLRMDLIRLQHQTELENQIEYNNRRERELHRKHVLELRQQPKNLKALELQIKKQFQDTCKVQTKQYKALRHHQMEVTPKADHKTVLKALKDEQTRKLAILAEQYEQSINEMMASQALRLDEAQEAECQALRQQLQQEMELLNAYQSKIKMQTEAQHEREQQKLEQKVSLRRAHLEQKIEEELVSIQKERTDRIKHLLERQERETDSFDMESMRLGFGNLGTVDLPKDDYR, encoded by the exons ATGCTGGTGCACTTGGCTAAAGTCGCCATCATGTTTGGCCTGAGGAGTTCAGGTGGAAGTTATGAGAAGATGCGGAGCGAGTACTACCTAGACGTGGAGAACCCTTTCTGTCCTCAG GTGACCAAGCAGATCCACGAGCATGAGCAGGAGAGCGAGCTGCGGGAGCAGATGTCGGGCTACAAGCGCATGCGGCGGCAACACCAGAAGCAGCTGATCGCCCTGGAGAACAAGCTGAAGGCCGAGATGGACGAGCACCGGCTCAAGCTGCAGAAGGAGGTGGAGACGCAGGCCAACAACGCCTACATCGAGCTGGAGAAGCTGGCCAAGCGCCACGCCGTGCATTCTGAGAAGGAG ATGAAGACGGCGCAGGCGGATGAGAAAAAGTTCCAGCAGCAGATCGTGGCCCAACAGAAGAAGGAGCTGACCACCTTTCTGGATAATCAAAAGAAGCAGTACAAACTCTGCAAGGAGAAGATTAAGGAG GAGATGAACGAAGACCACAGCACACCCAAGAAGGAGAAGCAGGAACGTCTGTCCAAGCACAAGGAGAACATGCAGCATTCCCAGGCCGAGGAGGAGGCCCACCTCCTGGCCCAGCAGAGAGTTTTCTACGACAGGAACTGCCGCGCCTTCAAGCGCAAAGTCATGATAAAGAGGCACGACTTGGAGCAGGAGCAGATCCGAGAG GAGCTGAACAAGAAGAAGACCCAGAAAGAGATGGAGCACGCCATGCTGATCCGCCACGACGAGTCCATGCAGGAACTGGAGCACAGGCAGCTGAAGATCCTGCAGAAGCTTCGGATGGACCTGATCCGCCTGCAGCACCAGACCGAGCTGGAGAACCAGATTGAGTACAACAACCGGCGCGAGCGTGAGCTCCACCGCAAGCATGTGCTGGAGCTCCGGCAGCAGCCCAAGAACCTCAAA GCTCTGGAGCTGCAGATCAAGAAGCAGTTCCAGGACACATGTAAGGTGCAGACCAAGCAGTACAAGGCCCTGCGCCACCACCAGATGGAAGTTACGCCCAAGGCCGATCACAAGACGGTGCTCAAGGCCCTGAAGGATGAGCAGACGCGCAAGCTGGCCATCCTGGCTGAGCAATATGAGCAGAGCATCAACGAGATGATGGCCTCGCAGGCG CTGCGTCTGGACGAGGCCCAGGAAGCCGAGTGCCAGGCCCTgaggcagcagctgcagcaggagatGGAGCTGCTCAATGCCTACCAGAGCAAGATCAAGATGCAGACCGAGGCGCAGCACGAGCGCGAGCAGCAGAAGCTGGAGCAGAAGGTGTCGCTGCGCCGGGCTCACCTGGAACAAAAG ATCGAGGAGGAGCTGGTTTCCATTCAGAAGGAGCGAACCGACCGTATCAAGCACCTGCTGGAGCGCCAAGAGCGCGAGACCGACAGCTTCGACATGGAGAGCATGCGGCTGGGCTTCGGCAACCTGGGCACCGTGGACCTCCCCAAGGACGACTACAGATGA